A region from the Pogoniulus pusillus isolate bPogPus1 chromosome 13, bPogPus1.pri, whole genome shotgun sequence genome encodes:
- the CLCN7 gene encoding H(+)/Cl(-) exchange transporter 7, producing the protein MANVAKKVSWSGRDRDDEDEDEQAGETTPLLNGTGPGAAAGGRQLTPSSFLRIGQLSNVDLNEDIRELETELPRQHPNEIPHSEKLLSLKYESLDYDNSENQLFLEEERRINHAAFRTVEIKRWVICAMIGILTGLVACFIDIVVENLAGLKYRVVKDNIDKFTEKGGLSFSLLLWASLNASVVMVGSVIVAFIEPVAAGSGIPQIKCYLNGVKIPHVVRLKTLVIKVCGVILSVVGGLAVGKEGPMIHSGAVIAAGISQGRSTSLKRDFKIFEYFRRDTEKRDFVSAGAAAGVSAAFGAPVGGVLFSLEEGASFWNQFLTWRIFFASMISTFTLNSVLSVYHGNAWDLSSPGLINFGRFDTEKMGYTIQEIPIFIFMGVVGGILGALFNALNYWLTMFRIRYIHRPCLQVVEAMLVAAVTATVGFVMIYCSRDCQPIQGSTVAYPLQLFCDDGEYNSMATAFFNTPEKSVVNLFHDPPGSYNPMTLGMFTLMYFFLACWTYGLTVSAGVFIPSLLIGAAWGRLFGISLSYLTKGSIWADPGKYALMGAAAQLGGIVRMTLSLTVIMMEATGNVTYGFPIMLVLMTAKIVGDYFVEGLYDMHIQLQSVPFLHWEAPVTSHSLTAREVMSTPVTCLRRIERVGTVVDILSDTSSNHNGFPVVESNPDTTQVAGLRGLILRSQLIVLLKHKVFVERANLSLVQRRLKLKDFRDAYPRFPPIQSIHVSQDERECMIDLSEFMNPSPYTVPQEASLPRVFKLFRALGLRHLVVVDNRNEVVGMVTRKDLARYRLGKEGLEELSLAQT; encoded by the exons ctcactccttcctccttcctgcgcattgggcagctgagcaatgtggACCTCAATGAGGACATCCGTGAGCTG GAGACAGAGCTCCCTCGGCAGCATCCCAATGAGATCCCGCACAGCGAGAAGCTCCTGTCGCTCAAGTACGAG AGCCTGGACTATGATAACAGTGAAAACCAGCTGTtcctggaggaggagaggaggataaACCATGCC GCGTTCCGCACGGTGGAGATCAAGCGCTGGGTCATCTGTGCCATGATCGGCATCCTCACCGGCCTCGTCGCCTGCTTCATTGACATCGTGGTGGAGAATCTGGCTGGGCTGAAGTACAGGGTGGTGAAGGACA ACATTGACAAGTTCACGGAGAAAGGGGGCCTGTCTTTCTCCCTCTTACTCTGGGCCAGCCTCAATGCCAGCGTGGTGATGGTGGGCTCTGTGATCGTTGCTTTCATTGAG cccgtggcagctggcagtggcATTCCCCAGATCAAATGTTACCTCAACGGCGTGAAGATCCCACATGTTGTCCGGCTCAAG ACCCTGGTGATCAAAGTCTGTGGGGTCATCCTCTCGGTGGTCGGTGGCCTGGCTGTGGGGAAG GAAGGACCCATGATTCACTCTGGAGCAGTGATTGCTGCTGGGATCTCCCAGGGCAGATCCACATCTTTAAAGCGAGACTTCAAG ATCTTCGAGTACTTCCGCAGAGACACCGAGAAGAGGGACTTTGTGtcggctggagctgctgctggcgtCTCGGCTGCCTTTGGTGCCCCCGTGG GGGGTGTCCTCTTCAGCTTGGAAGAGGGAGCTTCCTTCTGGAACCAATTCCTGACGTGGAGAATC TTCTTTGCCTCCATGATCTCAACGTTCACTCTCAACTCTGTCCTGAGTGTTTACCACGGCAATGCTTGGGATctctccagccctgggctcatcAACTTTGGCAGGTTTGATACTGAG AAAATGGGATACACAATCCAGGAAATTCCTATCTTCATCTTCATGGGAGTGGTTG GTGGGATCCTTGGGGCCCTGTTCAATGCCCTCAATTACTGGTTAACGATGTTCAGGATCAG GTACATCCACCGGCCCTGCCTGCAGGTGGTCGAGGCCAtgctggtggcagcagtgaCAGCGACTGTGGGCTTTGTCATGATTTATTGCTCCAGAGACTGCCAGCCCATCCAGGGGAGCACAGTGGCATATCCCCTGCAG CTTTTCTGTGATGATGGAGAGTACAATTCTATGGCCACTGCCTTCTTCAACACACCTGAGAAGAGCGTTGTCAACCTCTTCCATGACCCTCCAG GTTCCTACAACCCTATGACACTAGGCATGTTCACACTGATGTATTTCTTCCTGGCCTGCTGGACCTATGGCCTCActgtgtctgcaggggtcttcATTCCTTCCCTGCTGATTGGTGCTGCTTGGGGGAGGCTGTTTGGCATCTCCTTGTCCTACCTGACCAAAGGCTCG ATCTGGGCTGATCCTGGAAAGTATGCCCTGAtgggagctgctgcacagctgg GTGGGATTGTGCGGATGACGCTAAGTCTCACTGTCATCATGATGGAGGCAACAGGCAATGTCACCTATGGCTTCCCCATCATGTTGGTGCTGATGACAGCAAAGATTGTTGGAGATTACTTCGTGGAG GGGCTCTATGACATGCACATTCAGCTACAGAGTGTGCCCTTCCTGCACTGGGAGGCTCCGGTAACAtcccactccctcacagccag AGAGGTCATGAGCACTCCTGTCACTTGCCTGCGGAGGATCGAGCGTGTGGGCACTGTTGTGGACATCCTCAGCGACACCTCCTCCAACCACAATGGCTTCCCAGTAGTGGAAAGCAATCCTGATACCACACAg GTGGCAGGACTGCGGGGTTTGATCCTGCGTTCCCAGCTCATTGTCCTGCTGAAGCACAAG GTTTTTGTGGAAAGAGCCAACCTGAGCCTGGTGCAGCGCCGGCTGAAGCTGAAGGACTTTCGGGATGCCTACCCGCGCTTCCCCCCTATCCAGTCCATCCACGTCTCCCAGGATGAGCGCGAGTGCATGATTGACCTCAGCGAGTTCATGAACCCCTCTCCCTACACCGTGCCTCAG GAGGCATCTCTGCCACGGGTGTTCAAACTCTTCCGAGCCCTGGGACTGCGGCACTTGGTGGTTGTGGACAATCGCAATGAG GTGGTGGGCATGGTCACCCGTAAGGACTTGGCCAGGTACCGGTTGGGGAAGGAAGGCCTGGAGGAGCTCTCGCTGGCACAGACGTGA
- the PERCC1 gene encoding protein PERCC1: MHGRAAAPRVSPGPGVPLHVDMAAGIIRPLAELRLPSPFPHGLLLPTRPEPDFPDLSEEDEEEEEEDEEEAVEESMRPELAIPSTAETTLQLLKFSELISCDIQRYFGRRGQEEATGSPGVPEDHVSSQQAEAQPEPVALQGSPTAVHRLGPLAELFEYGVHRCLPPRVAGSKTQRLERKYGHITPMHRRKLPPSFWREPGPSPTGLLHTSTPDFSDLLANWTVEPGLELPGTGRELPPEPGCAGLDSEPFTGL; this comes from the exons ATGCATGGCCGGGCGGCAGCGCCAAG ggtGAGTCCAGGTCCTGGGGTGCCCCTGCATGTTGACATGGCCGCGGGCATCATCCGGCCCCTGGCTGAGCTGCGGCTGCCCTCACCTTTCCCACatggcctgctgctgcccacacgcCCTGAGCCAGACTTTCCCGACCTCTcggaggaagatgaggaggaagaggaggaagatgaagaagaggCAGTGGAGGAGAGCATGAGGCCAGAGCTGGccatccccagcactgctgaaaccACCCTACAGCTCCTCAAGTTTTCAGAGCTCATCAGCTGTGACATTCAGCGCTACTTTGGGCGGCGGGGACAGGAGGAGGCTACTGGCAGCCCTGGTGTGCCCGAGGACCATGTCTCATCTCAACAGGCTGAGgcccagcctgagcctgtgGCACTGCAAGGCAGCCCCACAGCCGTGCACCGGCTGGGGCCGCTGGCTGAGCTCTTCGAGTACGGTGTGCACCGGTGCCTGCCACCCCGGGTAGCCGGCAGCAAGACACAGCGTCTGGAGAGGAAATATGGCCACATCACCCCCATGCACCGGAGGAAGCTGCCACCCTCCTTCTGGAGAGAGCCAGGCCCCAGCCCCACTGGCCTCCTCCACACCAGCACCCCTGACTTCAGTGACCTCCTGGCCAACTGGACGGTGGAGCcggggctggagctgccaggTACCGGGCGGGAGCTGCCCCCTGAGCCAGGCTGCGCAGGGCTGGATTCCGAGCCCTTCACTGGGCTGTGA
- the LUC7L gene encoding putative RNA-binding protein Luc7-like 1 isoform X2, which produces MSAQAQMRALLDQLMGTARDGDETRQRVKFTDDRVCKSHLLDCCPHDILAGTRMDLGECTKIHDLALRADYEIASKERDLFFELDAMDHLESFIAECDRRTELAKKRLAETQEEISAEVSAKAEKVHELNEDIGKLLAKAEQLGAEGNVDESQKILMEVEKVRAKKKEAEEEYRNSMPASSFQQQKLRVCEVCSAYLGLHDNDRRLADHFGGKLHLGFIQIREKLDQLRKTVAEKQEKRNQDRLRRREEREREERMGRRSGSRNRDRRRSRSRDRRRRRSRSASRERRKSRSRSRDRHRRHRSRSRSHSRGHRRGSRDRSSKHKKEVWTIRK; this is translated from the exons ATGTCGGCCCAGGCGCAGATGAGAGCCCTGCTGGACCAGCTTATGGGCACGGCTAGGGACG GAGATGAAACCAGGCAAAGGGTGAAGTTCACAGACGATCGCGTTTGCAAGAGCCACCTCCTGGATTGCTGTCCTCATGATATCCTGGCTGGAACA CGAATGGACCTGGGCGAGTGCACCAAGATCCACGACTTGGCCCTGCGAGCAGATTATGAGATTGCAAGTAAAGAACGGGACCTGTTTTTTGAGCTGGAT GCAATGGATCACCTGGAATCCTTCATCGCAGAATGTGACAGGAGAACAGAACTGGCCAAGAAGCGCCTGGCTGAGACACAGGAGGAGATCAGTGCAGAAGTGTCTGCAAAG GCAGAGAAAGTACATGAACTGAATGAAGACATTGGAAAACTCCTAGCTAAAGCTGAACAGCTGGGAGCTGAAGGAAATGTTGATGAGTCTCAGAAGATCCTGATGGAAGTGGAGAAAGTCCgagcaaaaaagaaagaggcagag GAAGAATACAGGAATTCAATGCCTGCCTCCAGTTTCCAACAGCAGAAGCTGCGTGTGTGTGAAGTCTGCTCAGCATATCTGGGTCTCCATGACAACGACCGGCGCCTTGCTGACCACTTTGGAGGCAAATTACACTTGGGTTTCATTCAGATTCGTGAGAAACTGGATCAGCTGAGG AAAACAGTGGCAGAAAAGCAAGAGAAGAGAAACCAGGATCGTTTGAGAcggagggaagagagagaacgAGAGGAGAGAATGGGCAGACG GTCTGGATCAAGAAACAGAGATCGTCGACG GTCGCGCTCTCGGGACAGGAGGCGAAGGCGCTCGAGGTCAGCTTCCCGTGAACGGCGGAAGTCTCGCTCCCGGTCCCGAGACCGACACAGACGCCACCGGAGCCGTTCCCGCAGCCACAGCAGAGGTCACCGACGGGGGTCCAGAGACAGGAGTTCAAAACACAA aaaagaagTTTGGACAATTAGGAAGTGA
- the LUC7L gene encoding putative RNA-binding protein Luc7-like 1 isoform X1 yields MSAQAQMRALLDQLMGTARDGDETRQRVKFTDDRVCKSHLLDCCPHDILAGTRMDLGECTKIHDLALRADYEIASKERDLFFELDAMDHLESFIAECDRRTELAKKRLAETQEEISAEVSAKAEKVHELNEDIGKLLAKAEQLGAEGNVDESQKILMEVEKVRAKKKEAEEEYRNSMPASSFQQQKLRVCEVCSAYLGLHDNDRRLADHFGGKLHLGFIQIREKLDQLRKTVAEKQEKRNQDRLRRREEREREERMGRRSGSRNRDRRRSRSRDRRRRRSRSASRERRKSRSRSRDRHRRHRSRSRSHSRGHRRGSRDRSSKHKSSRDRSSREKSRDRERKEKSSSERRHESTNGKSRSKRSEEREAGEI; encoded by the exons ATGTCGGCCCAGGCGCAGATGAGAGCCCTGCTGGACCAGCTTATGGGCACGGCTAGGGACG GAGATGAAACCAGGCAAAGGGTGAAGTTCACAGACGATCGCGTTTGCAAGAGCCACCTCCTGGATTGCTGTCCTCATGATATCCTGGCTGGAACA CGAATGGACCTGGGCGAGTGCACCAAGATCCACGACTTGGCCCTGCGAGCAGATTATGAGATTGCAAGTAAAGAACGGGACCTGTTTTTTGAGCTGGAT GCAATGGATCACCTGGAATCCTTCATCGCAGAATGTGACAGGAGAACAGAACTGGCCAAGAAGCGCCTGGCTGAGACACAGGAGGAGATCAGTGCAGAAGTGTCTGCAAAG GCAGAGAAAGTACATGAACTGAATGAAGACATTGGAAAACTCCTAGCTAAAGCTGAACAGCTGGGAGCTGAAGGAAATGTTGATGAGTCTCAGAAGATCCTGATGGAAGTGGAGAAAGTCCgagcaaaaaagaaagaggcagag GAAGAATACAGGAATTCAATGCCTGCCTCCAGTTTCCAACAGCAGAAGCTGCGTGTGTGTGAAGTCTGCTCAGCATATCTGGGTCTCCATGACAACGACCGGCGCCTTGCTGACCACTTTGGAGGCAAATTACACTTGGGTTTCATTCAGATTCGTGAGAAACTGGATCAGCTGAGG AAAACAGTGGCAGAAAAGCAAGAGAAGAGAAACCAGGATCGTTTGAGAcggagggaagagagagaacgAGAGGAGAGAATGGGCAGACG GTCTGGATCAAGAAACAGAGATCGTCGACG GTCGCGCTCTCGGGACAGGAGGCGAAGGCGCTCGAGGTCAGCTTCCCGTGAACGGCGGAAGTCTCGCTCCCGGTCCCGAGACCGACACAGACGCCACCGGAGCCGTTCCCGCAGCCACAGCAGAGGTCACCGACGGGGGTCCAGAGACAGGAGTTCAAAACACAA ATCTTCTAGAGATCGATCTTCAAGAGAAAAGTCAcgagacagagagaggaaagagaagagctcTTCTGAGAGGCGCCACGAGAGCACAAATGGCAAATCTCGTTCCAAGAGAtcagaagagagagaagctggCGAGATCTGA
- the LUC7L gene encoding putative RNA-binding protein Luc7-like 1 isoform X3, with translation MDLGECTKIHDLALRADYEIASKERDLFFELDAMDHLESFIAECDRRTELAKKRLAETQEEISAEVSAKAEKVHELNEDIGKLLAKAEQLGAEGNVDESQKILMEVEKVRAKKKEAEEEYRNSMPASSFQQQKLRVCEVCSAYLGLHDNDRRLADHFGGKLHLGFIQIREKLDQLRKTVAEKQEKRNQDRLRRREEREREERMGRRSGSRNRDRRRSRSRDRRRRRSRSASRERRKSRSRSRDRHRRHRSRSRSHSRGHRRGSRDRSSKHKSSRDRSSREKSRDRERKEKSSSERRHESTNGKSRSKRSEEREAGEI, from the exons ATGGACCTGGGCGAGTGCACCAAGATCCACGACTTGGCCCTGCGAGCAGATTATGAGATTGCAAGTAAAGAACGGGACCTGTTTTTTGAGCTGGAT GCAATGGATCACCTGGAATCCTTCATCGCAGAATGTGACAGGAGAACAGAACTGGCCAAGAAGCGCCTGGCTGAGACACAGGAGGAGATCAGTGCAGAAGTGTCTGCAAAG GCAGAGAAAGTACATGAACTGAATGAAGACATTGGAAAACTCCTAGCTAAAGCTGAACAGCTGGGAGCTGAAGGAAATGTTGATGAGTCTCAGAAGATCCTGATGGAAGTGGAGAAAGTCCgagcaaaaaagaaagaggcagag GAAGAATACAGGAATTCAATGCCTGCCTCCAGTTTCCAACAGCAGAAGCTGCGTGTGTGTGAAGTCTGCTCAGCATATCTGGGTCTCCATGACAACGACCGGCGCCTTGCTGACCACTTTGGAGGCAAATTACACTTGGGTTTCATTCAGATTCGTGAGAAACTGGATCAGCTGAGG AAAACAGTGGCAGAAAAGCAAGAGAAGAGAAACCAGGATCGTTTGAGAcggagggaagagagagaacgAGAGGAGAGAATGGGCAGACG GTCTGGATCAAGAAACAGAGATCGTCGACG GTCGCGCTCTCGGGACAGGAGGCGAAGGCGCTCGAGGTCAGCTTCCCGTGAACGGCGGAAGTCTCGCTCCCGGTCCCGAGACCGACACAGACGCCACCGGAGCCGTTCCCGCAGCCACAGCAGAGGTCACCGACGGGGGTCCAGAGACAGGAGTTCAAAACACAA ATCTTCTAGAGATCGATCTTCAAGAGAAAAGTCAcgagacagagagaggaaagagaagagctcTTCTGAGAGGCGCCACGAGAGCACAAATGGCAAATCTCGTTCCAAGAGAtcagaagagagagaagctggCGAGATCTGA